A single window of Ctenopharyngodon idella isolate HZGC_01 chromosome 24, HZGC01, whole genome shotgun sequence DNA harbors:
- the gatd1 gene encoding glutamine amidotransferase-like class 1 domain-containing protein 1, with translation MTSKPTCLIVASAASAGVSARSFHQCFNLCSSVFNLQTATPGGKTIDFAGVDDSTARWVQEFSIKPYASPAKLESIDGARYQALLIPDCPGALNDLAHSGSLARILSHFISQQKPVCAVGQGVAALCCATEESEVNKKWIFSGYSMTGPSVFELVRSPEFANLPLIVEDFIKDSGGSYTASIEDAVHVVLDRHLVTGQNIQSTSAAVNNLILLCNTSR, from the exons ATGACATCTAAACCTACATGTCTGATAGTGGCCAGTGCTGCATCTGCAG GAGTTTCAGCTCGATCGTTCCATCAGTGTTTCAATTTGTGCAGCTCAGTGTTTAACTTGCAGACAGCGACACCTGGC GGGAAGACAATCGACTTTGCGGGTGTGGATGACAGCACAGCCCGATGGGTGCAAGAGTTCAGCATCAAACCCTACGCCAGCCCGGCCAAACTGGAGTCTATCGATG GTGCTCGCTATCAGGCGCTGTTGATTCCTGACTGTCCGGGAGCCCTGAATGATCTCGCCCACAGCGGGTCCCTCGCACGAATCCTGTCCCACTTCATTTCTCAGCAAA AGCCCGTGTGTGCTGTGGGACAGGGCGTCGCTGCTCTCTGCTGCGCTACGGAGGAATCAGAGGTGAATAAGAAGTGGATATTCAGTGGCTACAGCATGACCGGG ccctCTGTGTTTGAGCTGGTACGTTCTCCTGAATTTGCCAACCTGCCGCTGATTGTGGAGGATTTTATCAAAGACAGTGGTGGATCTTACACAG CGAGCATCGAGGACGCCGTTCACGTGGTCCTAGACCGCCATCTTGTGACGGGGCAAAACATACAGTCCACATCAGCGGCTGTCAATAATCTGATTCTTCTGTGTAATACTAGCAGATAA
- the cd151 gene encoding CD151 antigen isoform X2 encodes MADAGEKNNSCGTICLKYLLFVFNLLFWLAGGAVMAVGIWTLVDKSDYISLLSSSTYMVAAFILIGAGAVVMFTGMLGCCATIREQRGLLIVFFVLLLLIFLLEITAGILAYVYYQELNAELRADLKERMVENYQKPGQEHITRAIDKLQQDLKCCGSNSSADWRDGSWIQTFADRRLVPDSCCKTPTERCGLRDHPSNIYRVEGGCISKLEEFILQHLLILGSVGLGIAFIQIVGMIFTCCLYRSLKEEIY; translated from the exons ATGGCAGATGCCggggaaaaaaacaatagcTGTGGGACAATATGCCTCAAATACCTTCTGTTCGTCTTCAATCTTCTCTTTTGG TTGGCAGGTGGCGCTGTGATGGCAGTGGGAATATGGACTCTGGTGGATAAAAGCGACTACATCAGCCTTCTGTCCTCCAGCACCTACATGGTCGCTGCCTTCATCCTGATTGGCGCGGGTGCCGTCGTCATGTTCACTGGGATGCTGGGCTGCTGCGCCACCATCAGGGAACAAAGAGGACTTCTTATAGTG TTCTTTGTCCTGTTGTTGTTAATCTTCCTTCTGGAGATCACAGCTGGAATTTTGGCCTACGTCTATTATCAGGAG CTGAACGCTGAGCTGAGAGCTGATCTGAAAGAGAGGATGGTGGAAAATTACCAGAAGCCTGGACAAGAGCACATCACTAGAGCCATTGACAAACTCCAGCAAGAC CTGAAGTGTTGCGGCAGTAACAGCTCAGCGGACTGGAGGGACGGGTCCTGGATACAGACCTTTGCTGACAGACGCCTGGTGCCAGACAGCTGCTGTAAGACCCCCACAGAGCGCTGTGGACTCAGAGACCACCCATCCAACATCTACAGAGTGGAG GGTGGTTGTATATCCAAACTAGAGGAGTTTATTCTTCAACATCTGCTGATTTTGGGCTCAGTGGGTCTTGGGATTGCATTTATTCAG ATTGTTGGGATGATTTTTACCTGCTGCCTGTATCGAAGTTTGAAAGAGGAAATATACTGA
- the cd151 gene encoding CD151 antigen isoform X1 yields the protein MADAGEKNNSCGTICLKYLLFVFNLLFWLAGGAVMAVGIWTLVDKSDYISLLSSSTYMVAAFILIGAGAVVMFTGMLGCCATIREQRGLLIVFFVLLLLIFLLEITAGILAYVYYQECFPLCYQLNAELRADLKERMVENYQKPGQEHITRAIDKLQQDLKCCGSNSSADWRDGSWIQTFADRRLVPDSCCKTPTERCGLRDHPSNIYRVEGGCISKLEEFILQHLLILGSVGLGIAFIQIVGMIFTCCLYRSLKEEIY from the exons ATGGCAGATGCCggggaaaaaaacaatagcTGTGGGACAATATGCCTCAAATACCTTCTGTTCGTCTTCAATCTTCTCTTTTGG TTGGCAGGTGGCGCTGTGATGGCAGTGGGAATATGGACTCTGGTGGATAAAAGCGACTACATCAGCCTTCTGTCCTCCAGCACCTACATGGTCGCTGCCTTCATCCTGATTGGCGCGGGTGCCGTCGTCATGTTCACTGGGATGCTGGGCTGCTGCGCCACCATCAGGGAACAAAGAGGACTTCTTATAGTG TTCTTTGTCCTGTTGTTGTTAATCTTCCTTCTGGAGATCACAGCTGGAATTTTGGCCTACGTCTATTATCAGGAG tGTTTTCCTCTCTGCTACCAG CTGAACGCTGAGCTGAGAGCTGATCTGAAAGAGAGGATGGTGGAAAATTACCAGAAGCCTGGACAAGAGCACATCACTAGAGCCATTGACAAACTCCAGCAAGAC CTGAAGTGTTGCGGCAGTAACAGCTCAGCGGACTGGAGGGACGGGTCCTGGATACAGACCTTTGCTGACAGACGCCTGGTGCCAGACAGCTGCTGTAAGACCCCCACAGAGCGCTGTGGACTCAGAGACCACCCATCCAACATCTACAGAGTGGAG GGTGGTTGTATATCCAAACTAGAGGAGTTTATTCTTCAACATCTGCTGATTTTGGGCTCAGTGGGTCTTGGGATTGCATTTATTCAG ATTGTTGGGATGATTTTTACCTGCTGCCTGTATCGAAGTTTGAAAGAGGAAATATACTGA